Proteins from one Coriobacteriia bacterium genomic window:
- a CDS encoding Maf family protein, translating to MTARPDKGSRVGPAYTLASASPRRRRLAAWLGSPFRAVAFDTPEELAGELAGDPPALAARLAADKARAARDGGVEGPIAAFDTIVDLDGRLLGKPEDLDEARAMLAELSGREHLVHTGVAFLCPEDAAPRAFAVTTPVRMRELAEDDVEAWVAKGELLGCAGAYNIESHLASVEADECFQNVAGLPLCHLYAVLASGEAPCAPEGLVPPNLRCDTERGVRCLLGEALTTASRPAGTSR from the coding sequence ATGACCGCGCGTCCGGACAAGGGCTCCCGTGTGGGGCCGGCCTACACGCTCGCGAGCGCCTCGCCGCGTCGCAGGCGGCTCGCGGCGTGGCTCGGGAGCCCGTTCCGGGCGGTGGCGTTCGACACCCCCGAGGAGCTCGCCGGAGAGCTGGCCGGCGACCCGCCCGCCCTCGCCGCCCGCCTCGCCGCCGACAAGGCGCGCGCCGCCCGCGACGGGGGCGTGGAGGGCCCGATCGCGGCGTTCGACACGATCGTCGACCTCGACGGGCGGCTGCTCGGCAAGCCGGAGGACCTGGACGAGGCGCGCGCCATGCTGGCCGAGCTGTCCGGACGAGAGCACCTCGTGCACACGGGCGTGGCCTTCCTGTGCCCCGAGGACGCCGCTCCCCGCGCGTTCGCCGTCACCACGCCGGTGCGGATGAGGGAGCTGGCCGAGGACGATGTCGAGGCGTGGGTGGCGAAGGGCGAGCTGCTCGGCTGCGCCGGCGCGTACAACATCGAGAGCCACCTGGCGTCGGTCGAGGCGGACGAGTGCTTCCAGAACGTCGCGGGCCTGCCGCTGTGCCACCTCTACGCGGTGCTCGCCTCCGGCGAGGCGCCCTGCGCGCCGGAGGGCCTCGTCCCGCCGAACCTGCGCTGCGACACCGAGCGGGGCGTGCGCTGCCTGCTGGGAGAGGCGCTGACTACGGCCTCTCGTCCTGCAGGAACGTCGCGGTGA
- a CDS encoding HEAT repeat domain-containing protein yields MAERRRQARKVPSSVERFLKQLVVTYKAVALYPPQSSIPRESAARAVALLRHVLQSRPDVRFEVGKEGLLHQGRVVFPGQSAYQAFARELYHRNLAEMRFHAGADVSDILGALSLAQVPPDEIAEAGGFEAGLWERQVDAVTVTEVSARVYDAGAGPAEGAVSGEEWPPGPAEIEQLLLGAWARKGRDHVLLERVLSDPRAIGLYLAEAGGGGMRPSAAVAGRLDSLAHAVEESAPEKRAAMFRAIAEAVLGLEPDLRREVLRGRMLPEARNDEPVAQVLRQMSVDQVAAILVEGFASREETREGLARAIRNLVRIGPAGLDEVVNAVGAAMRGQGVPEDRLSGALEAITPSRLEVRERASRGGERPIESIVRLVDLTPAGHLLEHEDDPGLKALRAEVARGFTDGDVLMALVGLVALDAPLDAFGSVMSMVEDGTATLLERGEFEVAADVAEALTRVQAQGSLDDAQHGRVARTVGAMATVEQMAMLNHAFRVFPEGSVEHDACERLLAVLGGHVLEPMLEVLAGEQDMAARKSAVDLMSTIAGGFVEELGAHVGDERWYFVRNVVSILGRTRRPEVVPYLERTLRHRDARVRRETIRAAAGVRDRMADEMLIAALADEDAQNVSIAARYLGLGMVRGSVGALLQVARGEGYGNRDLGARVEAIEALGRIADPSVLPALEAMTGRRALLRGRGRELRTAALAAVTAIRGEKAEGGA; encoded by the coding sequence TTGGCTGAGCGTCGCAGACAGGCGCGCAAGGTCCCTTCGTCCGTCGAGCGCTTCCTCAAGCAGCTCGTGGTGACGTACAAGGCCGTCGCCCTCTACCCGCCGCAGAGCAGCATCCCGCGAGAGAGCGCGGCCCGGGCCGTGGCGTTGCTGCGCCACGTGCTGCAGAGCAGACCCGACGTGCGCTTCGAGGTCGGCAAGGAAGGGCTGCTCCATCAGGGCCGCGTCGTGTTCCCGGGCCAATCCGCCTACCAGGCGTTCGCGCGCGAGCTCTACCATCGCAATCTCGCCGAGATGCGCTTCCACGCCGGCGCCGACGTCTCCGACATCCTCGGCGCGCTGTCACTCGCGCAGGTGCCTCCCGACGAGATCGCCGAAGCGGGGGGTTTCGAGGCCGGCCTGTGGGAGCGCCAGGTCGACGCGGTGACCGTCACCGAGGTGTCGGCTCGGGTCTACGACGCGGGGGCCGGGCCGGCCGAGGGGGCGGTATCCGGCGAGGAGTGGCCTCCGGGTCCGGCCGAGATCGAGCAGCTGCTCCTCGGCGCGTGGGCGAGGAAGGGGCGTGACCACGTCCTGCTCGAGCGGGTGCTCTCCGACCCGCGGGCGATCGGCCTCTACCTCGCCGAGGCCGGAGGAGGAGGCATGCGCCCGTCGGCCGCCGTCGCGGGCCGCCTCGACAGCCTTGCCCACGCCGTGGAGGAATCGGCCCCTGAGAAGAGGGCCGCGATGTTCCGCGCTATCGCCGAAGCGGTCCTGGGGCTGGAGCCCGACCTGCGGCGCGAGGTGCTGCGCGGCAGGATGCTCCCCGAGGCCCGCAACGACGAGCCGGTGGCACAGGTGCTTCGCCAGATGAGCGTCGACCAGGTCGCGGCGATACTCGTGGAGGGCTTCGCGTCCCGGGAGGAGACCCGGGAGGGCCTCGCGCGTGCCATCCGGAACCTCGTGCGGATCGGCCCCGCCGGCCTGGACGAGGTCGTCAACGCCGTCGGCGCGGCCATGCGGGGGCAGGGCGTTCCCGAGGACCGCTTGTCCGGTGCCCTCGAAGCGATCACGCCGAGCAGGCTGGAGGTCAGGGAGCGCGCCTCACGTGGAGGAGAGCGGCCCATCGAGAGCATCGTGCGCCTCGTCGATCTCACTCCCGCGGGGCACCTGCTCGAGCACGAGGACGACCCCGGCCTGAAGGCGCTGCGCGCCGAGGTGGCGCGCGGCTTCACCGACGGGGACGTGCTCATGGCGCTCGTCGGGCTCGTAGCGCTCGACGCGCCGCTGGATGCGTTCGGGTCAGTGATGTCGATGGTGGAGGACGGCACGGCGACGCTGTTGGAGCGCGGCGAGTTCGAGGTCGCGGCGGACGTCGCCGAAGCGCTGACCCGCGTGCAGGCGCAGGGATCGCTGGACGACGCCCAGCACGGACGCGTCGCCCGCACCGTCGGGGCGATGGCCACGGTCGAGCAGATGGCGATGCTCAACCACGCGTTCCGGGTCTTCCCCGAGGGCTCTGTCGAGCACGACGCGTGCGAGCGGCTCCTGGCCGTGCTGGGGGGCCACGTCCTGGAGCCGATGCTGGAGGTGCTCGCCGGCGAGCAGGACATGGCCGCGCGCAAGTCCGCGGTCGACCTGATGTCCACCATCGCCGGCGGCTTCGTGGAGGAGCTCGGCGCGCACGTGGGCGACGAGCGCTGGTACTTCGTGCGCAACGTGGTGAGCATCCTGGGCAGGACGCGCCGTCCGGAGGTCGTCCCCTATCTCGAGCGCACGCTGCGCCATCGCGACGCCCGAGTCCGCCGCGAGACGATCCGCGCCGCCGCCGGAGTGAGGGACCGCATGGCGGACGAGATGCTGATCGCGGCGCTGGCCGACGAGGACGCACAGAACGTGAGCATCGCCGCGCGCTACCTCGGCCTGGGGATGGTGCGCGGTTCGGTCGGCGCGCTCCTGCAGGTCGCCAGGGGCGAGGGCTACGGCAACCGGGACCTCGGGGCGCGCGTCGAGGCGATCGAGGCGCTGGGACGCATCGCCGACCCCTCCGTCCTGCCGGCGCTCGAGGCGATGACCGGCAGGCGCGCGCTGCTGCGAGGCCGCGGGCGCGAACTGCGCACCGCGGCCCTGGCGGCGGTCACCGCGATCCGCGGTGAGAAGGCGGAGGGGGGCGCGTGA
- a CDS encoding HD domain-containing protein gives MGGRDEREHPLDEGGAGAGPGEASSSVSDGDPSAPLNVPPPPTSRVFSARQVGRVRELLTRLYALRRAARFYPVGHPAVDDAVSTLLDAISSYHAEGVDVPLVFYEGEVLLGEQFLPEESLLFDQLVRDVGSMGAGSITFKRGLTREELERAVPVLAAEPAAVEAAGGAIALAEDAGLDRIEFGAVRVTKSPPPSAGDAEAARAAYAAAIELMRELERVIRTNQVTGAGQVRGVVRSLVDNVLANRQAMLELTGLKSYDEYTFYHSVNVSILSLALGSVVTRDHRFLSSLGVGALLHDIGKMTIDLDILNKPGSLTPEEWASVRMHPVYGAETAARMPGLDKAAVVTILEHHMRHDLTGYPRPASERRQHVASRIVAVCDAYDAMTSRRSYSAARLQDEAMSLLAKNSGAAFDPALVRLFIGVLGVYPPRSVVRFESGEVGVVVGPSVSDPLRPRVRVIAGMDGGIVEPFDVDLSRDDSGRAIQRCLDPEGLNVDVGEYL, from the coding sequence ATGGGCGGCCGCGACGAGCGCGAGCACCCTCTTGACGAGGGCGGAGCCGGTGCGGGACCGGGCGAGGCGTCCTCCTCCGTCTCGGACGGCGACCCCTCCGCGCCGCTGAACGTGCCGCCCCCTCCGACCTCCCGGGTGTTCTCGGCCCGCCAGGTCGGCAGGGTCCGGGAGCTGCTGACCCGCCTCTACGCGCTGCGCCGGGCGGCGCGCTTCTACCCGGTGGGGCATCCCGCCGTCGACGACGCGGTCTCGACGCTGCTCGACGCGATCTCGTCCTACCATGCCGAGGGCGTGGACGTGCCGCTCGTCTTCTACGAGGGCGAGGTGCTCCTCGGCGAGCAGTTCCTCCCGGAGGAGAGCCTGCTCTTCGACCAGCTCGTCCGCGATGTCGGCTCGATGGGGGCGGGGAGCATCACCTTCAAGCGAGGGCTGACCCGGGAGGAGCTCGAGCGCGCCGTGCCGGTGTTGGCTGCCGAGCCGGCGGCCGTCGAGGCGGCCGGGGGAGCGATCGCACTGGCGGAGGACGCCGGGCTGGACCGCATCGAGTTCGGGGCGGTACGCGTGACCAAGAGCCCGCCCCCTTCGGCAGGGGACGCCGAAGCGGCCCGTGCCGCCTACGCGGCGGCGATCGAGCTGATGCGGGAGCTCGAGCGCGTCATCAGGACGAACCAGGTGACCGGTGCCGGGCAGGTGAGGGGCGTCGTCCGCAGCCTCGTGGACAACGTGCTCGCCAACCGGCAAGCGATGCTCGAGCTGACGGGACTGAAGAGCTACGACGAGTACACGTTCTACCACTCCGTGAACGTGTCGATCCTCTCGCTCGCGCTGGGCTCCGTGGTGACCCGGGACCACCGGTTCCTGTCCTCCCTGGGCGTCGGCGCGCTCCTGCACGACATCGGGAAGATGACGATCGACCTGGACATCCTCAACAAGCCGGGATCCCTCACCCCCGAGGAGTGGGCGAGCGTGAGGATGCACCCGGTGTACGGCGCGGAGACCGCCGCGCGCATGCCGGGGCTGGACAAGGCCGCGGTCGTCACGATCCTCGAGCACCACATGCGGCACGACCTCACCGGCTACCCCCGTCCCGCCTCGGAGCGGCGGCAGCACGTCGCGAGCCGGATCGTGGCGGTGTGCGACGCCTATGACGCGATGACGTCGCGCCGCTCGTACAGCGCGGCGCGCCTCCAGGACGAGGCGATGTCGCTGCTGGCCAAGAACTCCGGAGCCGCCTTCGACCCCGCCCTGGTGAGGCTGTTCATCGGCGTCCTCGGGGTCTACCCGCCGCGCAGCGTCGTGCGATTCGAGAGCGGCGAGGTGGGCGTGGTGGTCGGCCCCAGCGTCTCCGACCCCTTGAGACCTCGGGTGAGGGTCATCGCGGGGATGGACGGCGGCATCGTGGAGCCGTTCGACGTGGACCTGTCGCGGGACGACTCGGGCCGCGCGATCCAGCGGTGCCTGGATCCCGAGGGGCTGAACGTGGACGTGGGCGAGTACCTCTAG
- a CDS encoding UPF0182 family protein, with amino-acid sequence MSRTARTAWILAGALAALLALAASLAGFYTDLLWFRDVGHAGVFLRTLAWRWGTGAAFTAVAFAVLYVNARVARSMTPRARIKLVGGVPPQVEEALQRLRDAVEPRIGWVLLAVTALASVMLGAGLSGYWERFALALHAVPFGRIDPQFGLDAGFFVFTMPALRTALDWLFGALAVALLLSAAVHFVGGAIRPWERLAGFAPHVKGHLSVLLGLMALVRASDYLLRIYELDLSPRGQVTGASYTDVHAQIPAYGILIGIALVTTALLIVNIRFKGWRLPVAALGLWVGASILAGTVYPMLVQQLRVEPNEVVVEAPYIERNLEATRLAFGLDGIESRQFPASEDLTAAGVRRNRDTIEAVRLWDPAIVVRSYRQLQALRPYYEFTDVDVDRYVIDGERRQVLVSAREMDVAQLPDQARNWVNEHVFYTHGFGLVMSPVNEATTRGQPRFVVGDIPPEAPPELTVARNGIYFGERDASYAIVNSAKPEFDYPVGEENATTIYEGETGVPVGGLLRRVAFALRFGSKDLLFSPLITRESKVLYERSVAGRLGKLAPWLTLEDDPYPVLAEDGIKWVVDGYTTSAHYPYSERFGGLNYIRNSVKAVVDAYDGSVTLYAFDPEDPVLAAWGTILPGLLTVREEMPESIAGHLRYPEGLFRLQAEVYKTYHIRDPQSFYNKEDAWGIPGEGGADEMRPFYVLMRLPGEEREDFLMMLPFTPRNRTNMIGWMAAKSDPDTYGERVVFRFPKQRVTLGPQQVSARVNQDEVISPQLSLWSQRGSQVLFGNMLVIPIEDSIVYIQPLYLQAEQTAIPEFTRVIVVYADKIVMESDLEAALLAVFGEEPPEDGAPGRPEGPPGEAPEAPRVSEAVELYRRAIEAQRRGDWAEYGRLLERLGGVLEELGQGSGESTAAP; translated from the coding sequence GTGAGCCGTACGGCCAGGACCGCATGGATACTCGCCGGCGCCCTCGCGGCGCTGCTCGCCCTCGCCGCCTCGCTGGCGGGCTTCTACACCGATCTGCTGTGGTTCCGCGACGTGGGCCACGCGGGCGTCTTCCTCAGGACGCTGGCGTGGCGCTGGGGGACCGGCGCGGCGTTCACGGCGGTGGCGTTCGCCGTGCTGTACGTCAATGCGCGCGTCGCGCGGTCGATGACGCCCAGGGCGCGGATCAAGCTGGTCGGGGGCGTTCCTCCCCAGGTCGAAGAGGCTCTGCAGCGGCTGCGCGATGCGGTCGAGCCGAGGATCGGGTGGGTGCTGCTGGCCGTGACCGCGCTCGCCTCGGTGATGCTCGGCGCGGGTTTGAGCGGGTACTGGGAGCGCTTCGCGCTGGCGCTTCACGCCGTGCCGTTCGGGCGGATCGATCCGCAGTTCGGGCTCGACGCCGGGTTCTTCGTCTTCACGATGCCCGCGCTGCGCACCGCTCTCGACTGGCTGTTCGGTGCGCTCGCCGTCGCGCTGCTGCTCTCCGCCGCCGTGCACTTCGTCGGCGGCGCGATCCGTCCGTGGGAGCGCCTCGCCGGCTTCGCGCCGCACGTCAAGGGTCACCTCTCCGTCCTGCTGGGGCTCATGGCGCTCGTGAGAGCCTCCGACTACCTGCTGCGCATCTACGAGCTGGACCTCTCCCCCCGGGGGCAGGTGACCGGAGCCTCCTACACCGACGTCCACGCTCAGATCCCCGCGTACGGCATCCTCATCGGCATCGCGCTGGTGACCACCGCGCTGCTGATCGTGAACATCCGCTTCAAGGGCTGGCGGCTGCCCGTCGCGGCGCTGGGGCTGTGGGTGGGCGCTTCGATCCTCGCGGGGACGGTCTACCCGATGCTCGTGCAGCAGCTGCGCGTGGAGCCGAACGAGGTGGTCGTGGAGGCCCCCTACATCGAACGCAACCTCGAGGCTACGCGGCTGGCGTTCGGGTTGGACGGCATCGAGTCGCGCCAGTTCCCCGCCTCCGAGGACCTGACCGCCGCCGGCGTCCGCCGCAACCGCGACACGATAGAGGCGGTCCGCCTCTGGGACCCCGCGATCGTGGTTCGGTCCTACAGGCAGCTCCAGGCGCTCCGGCCCTACTACGAGTTCACCGACGTGGACGTCGACCGCTACGTCATCGACGGCGAGCGGCGCCAGGTCCTGGTCTCGGCCCGTGAGATGGACGTCGCCCAGCTGCCCGATCAGGCGAGGAACTGGGTGAACGAGCACGTGTTCTACACGCACGGGTTCGGGCTCGTGATGAGCCCGGTGAACGAGGCGACGACTCGCGGCCAGCCGCGCTTCGTCGTCGGCGACATCCCGCCCGAGGCCCCTCCGGAACTGACCGTGGCACGCAACGGCATCTACTTCGGCGAGCGGGACGCCTCCTACGCGATCGTGAACTCGGCCAAGCCGGAGTTCGACTACCCCGTCGGCGAGGAGAACGCGACCACCATCTACGAGGGCGAGACCGGCGTGCCCGTCGGCGGTCTGCTGCGCCGCGTGGCGTTCGCGCTGCGCTTCGGGTCCAAGGACCTGCTGTTCAGCCCGCTGATCACCCGGGAGAGCAAGGTGCTGTACGAGCGTTCGGTCGCCGGTCGCCTCGGCAAGCTCGCGCCCTGGCTGACGCTCGAGGACGACCCGTACCCCGTTCTGGCCGAGGACGGCATCAAGTGGGTGGTCGACGGCTACACGACCTCGGCTCACTACCCGTACTCCGAGCGCTTCGGCGGGCTCAACTACATCCGCAACTCGGTGAAGGCCGTCGTTGACGCATACGACGGCAGCGTCACGCTGTACGCCTTCGACCCCGAGGACCCGGTGCTCGCCGCCTGGGGCACGATCCTTCCGGGATTGCTCACCGTGCGCGAGGAGATGCCGGAGAGCATCGCCGGGCATCTGCGCTACCCGGAGGGGCTGTTCCGCCTGCAGGCGGAGGTCTACAAGACCTACCACATCCGAGACCCGCAGAGCTTCTACAACAAGGAGGACGCCTGGGGGATCCCGGGGGAGGGCGGCGCGGACGAGATGCGCCCCTTCTACGTGCTGATGCGCCTGCCTGGGGAGGAGCGCGAGGACTTCCTGATGATGCTGCCCTTCACCCCGCGCAACCGGACGAACATGATCGGATGGATGGCCGCCAAGTCCGACCCGGACACGTACGGAGAACGCGTCGTGTTCCGCTTCCCCAAACAGAGGGTCACCCTCGGGCCTCAGCAGGTGAGCGCGCGCGTGAATCAGGACGAGGTGATCTCACCGCAGCTCAGCCTGTGGAGCCAGCGCGGCAGTCAGGTGCTCTTCGGCAACATGCTGGTCATCCCCATCGAGGACTCGATCGTCTACATCCAGCCGCTCTACCTGCAGGCCGAGCAGACGGCGATCCCCGAGTTCACCAGGGTCATCGTGGTCTACGCGGACAAGATCGTGATGGAGTCGGACCTGGAGGCGGCGCTGTTGGCGGTCTTCGGCGAGGAGCCTCCCGAAGACGGGGCGCCCGGCCGGCCGGAGGGCCCGCCGGGCGAGGCGCCCGAGGCACCCCGCGTGTCGGAGGCGGTCGAGCTGTACCGGCGCGCGATCGAGGCGCAGCGGCGCGGGGACTGGGCCGAGTACGGGCGCCTCCTCGAGCGTCTCGGGGGCGTGCTGGAGGAGCTCGGGCAGGGCTCCGGCGAGTCCACGGCGGCACCGTAG